A stretch of DNA from Plasmodium berghei ANKA genome assembly, chromosome: 11:
TGGtatatcaatataatttaataagtCATTGTAGAATTGAACAGACAtacaattattaaaaaaaaccattattttttttgaagtatttctttttaaaaaagtaaataataaaaggaaTCTTTTATCTTCGTCTACTAATGCATAACCTTGTTGTAATCTTTCAACTGTTGCAATTTTTGTAGTAACTTCTATAAATATAGGTTTTTGTAAAGATAGTCTAATTAAGCTTTCTACTTTTGTTGTTTGTGTTGCTGAAAATAAAGCTgtttgtcttttttttggtaacctttttacaattaaattaatttctTCTTCAAATCCTATTTGAAGTAATCTATCAGCCTCATCTATAATTAAGCATAGTAAATTTTTGTAGTTAAACTCTTTAGTATTTTGCATATGATCTAATAACCTGCCTGGTGTTGcaatcaaaatatttatgccatgtataaatttttttttttcttcattccTACTTACACCCCCTATTATTATACCATTTGTTTGaggtatatatttacataaacCTGTACACACttgatatatttgtaaGCATAATTCTCTTGTTGgtgatattattaatactCCTGTTCCATTTTTAggtaaaaattttatattatataatatattaattgaAGGAACTAGAAATGCTAATGTTTTTCCTGACCCAGTTTTAGCTGCCCCTAATATATCTTTtccatttaaaaaatgtggaATACATTTTGATTGTATTTCTGTtaatgtaataaaatttaattcttttagtcctttttttaaagcaTCACAAATATCTAAATCTTCAAATTTTTGTTCACTGtaaaaattttctttttcactttttttattggatatggcataatttttatagtttatacttttttcgATCTctccatttttatcaataatattaaGTTTATCACATTTTTCCTccatatcatttttattatcttctTCTGAAATATCtgtttgttttatttttttagaacctaaattatttatgtcCTTATCATCATTTCCTCTCAATCTTTTGTTCGTTTCCTTATCATCTTCTGCTTGATCATTTCCTCGTCCCAAATTCTCACTTCCTTTGGTCGGAGCATCTTCTACATTATTATACTCattgatatttttactttctgcattattttcatcattttcattatctaTATTTGTGCTTGTTCCGCCTTCtttataacatattttttcttttaaataatgcATTTCTTCCTAATAATTTAAGCAAAACAGTTTAGTATAgcttatatttgtttttgtatttattctttaatattatttattactttttttctctaaattttactatatatttttttcaaacaacaaaaaaaaataatccGCATTACTTcaccatatatatatattaacgagatatacttttaaaaaattaaaatattgttaatCTTTCTGTATAAagttattaatttgttcagaaaataagcaaaaaatgcatatattaatttttttttttttgcctATAgccatataaaaattaatatccTTAATTTTTAcagttttatatatgcaaatgATTCggttcataattatttaagtATCCTACGTGA
This window harbors:
- a CDS encoding ATP-dependent RNA helicase HAS1, putative, which encodes MHYLKEKICYKEGGTSTNIDNENDENNAESKNINEYNNVEDAPTKGSENLGRGNDQAEDDKETNKRLRGNDDKDINNLGSKKIKQTDISEEDNKNDMEEKCDKLNIIDKNGEIEKSINYKNYAISNKKSEKENFYSEQKFEDLDICDALKKGLKELNFITLTEIQSKCIPHFLNGKDILGAAKTGSGKTLAFLVPSINILYNIKFLPKNGTGVLIISPTRELCLQIYQVCTGLCKYIPQTNGIIIGGVSRNEEKKKFIHGINILIATPGRLLDHMQNTKEFNYKNLLCLIIDEADRLLQIGFEEEINLIVKRLPKKRQTALFSATQTTKVESLIRLSLQKPIFIEVTTKIATVERLQQGYALVDEDKRFLLLFTFLKRNTSKKIMVFFNNCMSVQFYNDLLNYIDIPTFCIHGKKKQNQRLKSFNEFSAAKNAILLCTNVAARGLDIPNVNYIIQYDPPDDSKEYIHRVGRTCRGNDSAGSAIIFLMKHELKFLNYLKFYNIPVNQFSYDQKKLINIQSQMESIVTKNFHLHKMAREAFKSYLNGYVTYALKDVFDINNLNLMLTSKNFGLDTPPKVDLNLKFNAKKKKFK